A single genomic interval of Aedes aegypti strain LVP_AGWG chromosome 1, AaegL5.0 Primary Assembly, whole genome shotgun sequence harbors:
- the LOC5565934 gene encoding uncharacterized protein LOC5565934 gives MEIENLPNELLEKIFRHLPVDDLENAALVCLAWKDIILSVIIPKYVTIHLKPVYPVTHELIPMPSLLSSQMMNPFAKSHYKITIPNEELVQSPEFIDFFMHCGSNLKSLHLQFVQLSEAILKVFPYLSNLEELCLTTESDELYGPRPQNPELYLSSFKNLKTLKLFHPNYFILHNTSLLSSTPLASICFERFEADLRHLKPILQQHSSSLRELTVRVEEMKPFLQYLNSLPDLKLCKLNIKSGGNEDDFTDALIQLFDAQSQTLRVLRIGSELSLRAVSQIPKMLPQLQELELIAESIHDCKAFAELRHLRKLTMSLYDVRAWDESACIESVVDFALSVTFPLISPAVFCSFPNARSFYLEDVDDDTLMRDIIVVQTLMDKVQRVERLDLENYVLKEREILNDSVQRFDTIEGLRMLKYCCRDMSDASLMTMALPELRELHLTHCPRVTFKGISFLVRSCPLIETLHLEYNKIGFNDDCMDVITRKLTRLRRLYLVNLKGLTNESVEIILNNCRNLRELTFSYCIGITMDKAEAIEKLSSLKTLRNLVYS, from the exons ATGGAAATTGAGAATCTTCCGAACGAG TTACTAGAAAAGATCTTCCGCCATCTGCCGGTAGATGACCTGGAAAACGCTGCCTTGGTTTGCCTGGCCTGGAAAGACATCATTCTCTCTGTCATAATTCCGAAATATGTGACAATTCACCTAAAACCAGTTTATCCCGTAACCCATGAACTGATCCCGATGCCCTCATTACTATCATCCCAGATGATGAATCCTTTCGCGAAGTCGCACTATAAAATCACAATCCCAAACGAAGAATTGGTCCAATCGCCTGAGTTCATCGATTTCTTCATGCATTGTGGAAGCAATTTGAAATCCCTTCATCTACAATTCGTTCAACTCtctgaagcgattctcaaagtCTTTCCCTATCTGTCGAACCTGGAAGAACTTTGCTTGACGACCGAATCCGATGAACTTTACGGTCCCCGTCCGCAAAATCCCGAACTCTATCtttcttccttcaaaaatctgaaaaccCTAAAGCTCTTCCATCCCAACTACTTCATTCTTCATAACACTTCCCTCCTGTCCTCCACTCCTCTCGCTTCCATCTGCTTCGAGCGCTTCGAAGCAGACCTTCGCCACTTGAAGCCTATTCTGCAGCAGCATTCATCATCCTTACGGGAGCTCACCGTCCGAGTGGAAGAAATGAAACCCTTCCTCCAATACCTTAACTCCCTTCCCGATCTCAAATTGTGCAAACTCAACATCAAAAGCGGCGGCAACGAAGACGACTTCACCGACGCCCTCATCCAGCTATTCGACGCACAGTCCCAGACGTTGCGCGTCCTCCGAATCGGGTCCGAGCTGTCCCTTCGGGCCGTTTCGCAAATTCCGAAGATGCTACCGCAGCTGCAGGAACTGGAGCTGATCGCCGAGAGTATCCACGACTGTAAGGCGTTCGCCGAGTTGAGGCACCTCCGCAAGCTGACCATGTCGCTGTACGACGTCCGGGCTTGGGACGAATCTGCTTGCATCGAGAGCGTCGTCGATTTTGCTCTTTCCGTAACGTTTCCGCTGATCTCGCCGGCCGTTTTCTGCTCGTTCCCCAACGCCAGAAGCTTCTACTTGGAAGACGTTGACGACGATACGCTCATGCGGGACATCATCGTGGTGCAGACGTTGATGGATAAGGTTCAACGCGTGGAGCGTTTGGACCTGGAGAACTATGTG CTCAAAGAACGGGAAATTCTGAACGATAGCGTTCAACGCTTCGACACGATCGAAGGCTTGCGGATGCTCAAGTACTGCTGCCGGGACATGTCGGATGCATCGCTGATGACGATGGCACTGCCGGAATTGCGGGAGCTACATCTGACGCACTGTCCGCGGGTCACATTCAAGGGCATCTCGTTTTTGGTACGCAGCTGTCCGCTGATTGAAACTCTGCACTTGGAGTACAACAAGATCGGTTTCAACGACGATTGCATGGATGTTATAACGAGGAAGTTGACGCGACTTCGGCGACTGTACTTGGTGAATCTGAAGGGGTTGACCAACGAGAGTGTGgagattattttgaacaactgtaGAAATCTGAGG gaactAACATTCTCGTACTGTATTGGCATAACGATGGACAAGGCGGAAGCCATCGAGAAGCTGAGTTCGCTGAAGACGTTGCGAAACTTGGTTTACAGTTGA
- the LOC5565939 gene encoding zinc finger protein 260, translated as MVHFCKLCQLLHKSMDFIECDESNVWLLEAVFKLKIVPINGRVEPICQKCINKYNKVMKRKRKANGGFPISQSQIFPITTTTVTSSTQLVISGSMMNEVMQRQLQEQPQMSLATAAQLREEDSSTETSIVTANSFQLNITGAAAVYRTAGKDGRSSSDDESSVEIVSDVEDDEEDENDAEGDSSESSDCCSDTDGSSYSYSSSSSTGSSSLTGASLPVDDQGELENEAETESLSSFMERDDGEANGQLESIVELKDTVLMEQAKATVQQEKKSKKKRSKEAGPKQHDCEVCEKTFTKAIYLKVHMRTHTGEKPFACDVCFKSFTQASSLNTHKRLHSNIKPFVCQICGAEYTSSGNYRVHLRTHTMEKPYKCSYCEKTFNQLTSKKLHERVHNNEKPYVCQVCLKAFTNISNLHVHSRTHSNQRPYSCDQCGKRFAQSQTLKTHVLSTHAAERPYKCDLCPRSYATHSNLRNHQNSHLKEKPFICNECDRRFTQKSTLKTHLLSHRKERDFKCVDCDKCFPTQGVLNTHWRQVHNKKPPESSQREFNCSECDRVFKFRARFVTHMRTIHHKEVDVVPKKEDATVLATDGQFNGEVAEKSMTLGFDEIPPDLVPDLHFN; from the exons ATGGTGCACTTCTGCAAGCTATGCCAGCTGCTCCACAAGAGCATGGACTTCATCGAGTGCGATGAGTCCAACGTCTGGCTTCTGGAGGCCGTCTTCAAATTGAAGATAGTCCCTATCAATGGCCGGGTGGAGCCGATATGCCAGAAGTGCATCAACAAGTACAACAAGGTGATGAAGCGCAAACGGAAGGCCAATGGAGGATTTCCGATATCGCAGAGTCAGATATTCCCCATCACGACCACTACGGTGACTTCGTCAACTCAGCTGGTCATATCCGGTTCGATGATGAACGAAGTGATGCAGAGGCAACTACAGGAACAACCGCAGATGTCGCTGGCGACGGCTGCGCAACTTCGCGAGGAAGACTCGTCGACGGAAACGTCGATCGTGACGGCGAACAGCTTCCAGTTGAACATTACGGGGGCTGCTGCAGTGTACAGGACTGCAGGAAAGGATGGACGAAGTAGCTCCGATGATGAGAGTTCCGTCGAGATCGTCAGCGACGTGGAAGACGATGAGGAGGATGAGAACGATGCAGAAGGCGATAGCAGCGAGAGTAGTGACTGCTGTAGCGATACGGACGGAAGTAGCTACAGTTATAGCTCTAGCAGTAGTACTGGGAGTTCATCGCTGACGGGAGCTAGTTTGCCGGTGGACGATCAGGGAGAGTTGGAGAATGAAGCGGAAACGGAATCGTTGAGCTCTTTCATGGAACGCGATGACGGTGAGGCGAACGGGCAACTGGAGTCGATTGTGGAGCTGAAGGATACTGTCCTGATGGAACAGGCCAAGGCGACCGTTCAGCAGGAGAAGAAATCGAAGAAGAAACGAAGTAAAGAGGCGGGACCTAAGCAGCATGATTGTGAGGTTTGCGAGAAGACTTTTACGAAGGCAATCTACTTGAAGGTTCACATGCGGACCCATACCGGCGAGAAACCGTTCGCATGCGATGTGTGCTTCAAAAGCTTCACGCAAGCATCCAGTTTGAATACGCACAAGCGACTGCATTCCAATATAAAACCGTTTGTTTGTCAG ATCTGTGGAGCCGAGTATACCAGTTCGGGAAACTACAGGGTTCATCTCCGAACGCACACCATGGAGAAGCCTTACAAATGTAGCTATTGCGAGAAGACTTTCAACCAACTGACGTCGAAGAAGCTGCACGAAAGGGTTCATAACAATGAGAAACCTTACGTTTGTCAG GTTTGCCTGAAAGCTTTCACCAACATCAGCAATTTGCACGTACATTCCCGGACGCACAGCAATCAGCGGCCGTATTCGTGTGATCAGTGTGGCAAGCGATTTGCCCAATCACAAACCCTGAAAACGCATGTCCTATCAACGCATGCCGCGGAACGGCCTTACAAGTGCGACCTTTGCCCGCGGTCGTACGCCACGCACTCCAACCTCAGAAATCATCAGAACAGTCATCTGAAGGAAAAGCCTTTCATCTGTAACGAGTGCGATCGCCGATTCACGCAGAAGAGTACCCTGAAAACCCATCTGCTGTCGCATCGCAAAGAGAGAGACTTCAAGTGCGTTGATTGTGACAAATGTTTCCCAACTCAGGGCGTCCTAAACACCCACTGGAGGCAGGTTCACAACAAGAAACCACCCGAGTCGTCGCAGCGAGAGTTCAACTGCAGCGAGTGTGATCGGGTGTTCAAATTCAGGGCCCGTTTTGTTACCCATATGCGTACGATCCACCACAAGGAGGTCGACGTAGTGCCAAAGAAGGAAGATGCGACTGTATTGGCTACCGATGGTCAATTCAATGGAGAAGTCGCTGAAAAGTCGATGACCCTGGGATTCGACGAAATCCCGCCGGATCTGGTTCCGGATCTGCATTTCAATTAG